The proteins below come from a single Pristiophorus japonicus isolate sPriJap1 chromosome 26, sPriJap1.hap1, whole genome shotgun sequence genomic window:
- the LOC139239096 gene encoding myb-related transcription factor, partner of profilin-like, whose amino-acid sequence MGKQTPRFLEAALEVLLEEVERKRDVLFPQGGRRSPRHMIRRQWEHIAMEVNASSVAPRTWIQCRKKFNDLTRVVKEKVAHNRRQQELIRGRDSCLHVLTPMEETVLAIMGRGIAEAIATGREEAIEDGHLISFSHPTSSSSIVSSDWETADDVRPWMWGIHFFR is encoded by the exons ATGGGAAAGCAGACACCCAGGTTTTTGGAAGCTGCCCTGGAAGTCTtgttggaggaggtggaaaggaagaGAGATGTCCTGTTTCCTCAGGGGGGCAGGAGGTCCCCCAGACACATGataagaaggcagtgggagcataTAGCCATGGaagtcaatgccagcagtgttgccccaaggacctggattcagtgccggaagaagtttaatgatctcacacgagtggtcaag gagaaggtggcgcacaaccggaggcagcaAGAGCTAATCAGAGGGAGAGATTCGTgcctgcatgttctaacccccatggaggagacagtgctggctatTATGGGAAGAGGCATTGCTGAGGCCATAGCCACCGGCAGGGAGGAAGCTATTGAAGATGGTCACCTgatctccttctctcatcccacttcttccTCATCCATAGTCTCTTCTGACTGGGAAACTGCTGatgat